The Candidatus Eremiobacterota bacterium genome has a segment encoding these proteins:
- a CDS encoding radical SAM protein, protein MTEILVKAGRREKSALYGNIGAEAPPPQLSRHAIEQSALHLVLSPFVHFWKKRERAFAFHSLLLKRIYGDPALYVLLQFLSREPTTRSLEHLEPHARNALARYIPALVESSFLVTASPDPLRILDAYRSHPSVSRPDFQVMYLLLTHLCNLKCHYCFFVPTPSRAYAHPSMDRDTARLSVELFDRVLGRSPVSPVVILYGGEPLLNWDTLAYAVKLIRSMERRGAFGGREVTIELFTNATLVTNAMAGFFKKHGVLPLVSLDGFKHHHDKMRLESSGKGSYERALRGFSMMRRQGIEPAVGCTLGPHNIDDLEEIACFFKETLGVGDIRIFAVRGLPGDNPYELPPPVMTGRLISLWKSPWGPHLEEILPSGILSSLAGERCTFHSCDTAVQLSVMPDGSAGPCINLAEEFQCLWGNVRDAGIAEAMLKGGMSTRWRKRSPLNDDKCLPCIGLALCGGGCAHDAWSKTGSPDEKDERQCRTIPPLVRWAVEVSGGSGE, encoded by the coding sequence ATGACAGAGATTCTTGTCAAGGCGGGAAGAAGGGAGAAGTCCGCCCTTTACGGCAATATCGGGGCTGAGGCACCTCCTCCTCAGCTTTCACGGCACGCCATTGAACAGAGTGCCCTCCATCTGGTGCTCTCGCCCTTCGTGCATTTCTGGAAAAAAAGGGAGAGGGCTTTTGCATTTCATTCGCTGCTGCTGAAAAGAATCTATGGAGACCCTGCCCTGTATGTGCTCCTCCAGTTTCTCTCCAGGGAGCCCACCACAAGGAGCCTTGAGCACCTGGAGCCCCATGCGCGGAATGCCCTGGCCAGGTATATTCCCGCCTTGGTGGAGAGCTCTTTTCTCGTCACTGCCTCCCCTGATCCGCTCAGGATTCTGGATGCTTACAGGAGCCATCCTTCAGTTTCCAGGCCTGATTTCCAGGTGATGTACCTCCTCCTCACCCATCTCTGCAACCTTAAGTGCCATTACTGCTTTTTCGTGCCCACGCCCTCGAGGGCCTACGCTCACCCCTCCATGGACAGGGATACAGCAAGGCTCAGCGTGGAGCTTTTCGACAGGGTCCTGGGAAGGAGCCCCGTGAGCCCTGTGGTGATTCTTTACGGCGGCGAGCCTCTTTTGAACTGGGACACCCTGGCTTATGCGGTGAAGCTCATCAGATCAATGGAAAGGAGGGGCGCTTTCGGCGGCCGCGAGGTCACGATAGAGCTTTTTACCAATGCAACCCTCGTTACTAACGCAATGGCAGGCTTTTTTAAGAAGCATGGAGTTCTTCCCCTTGTGTCCCTTGATGGCTTCAAGCATCATCACGACAAGATGAGGTTAGAGTCCTCGGGGAAAGGCTCCTATGAGAGGGCTCTTCGCGGCTTCAGCATGATGCGCCGCCAGGGCATAGAGCCTGCAGTGGGCTGTACCCTCGGCCCTCACAATATCGATGACCTGGAGGAAATCGCCTGCTTTTTCAAGGAAACCCTCGGTGTCGGCGACATCAGGATTTTCGCCGTGAGGGGCCTGCCCGGAGACAACCCCTATGAGCTTCCCCCCCCGGTGATGACAGGAAGGCTCATCTCGCTCTGGAAGTCACCATGGGGACCGCATCTGGAAGAGATTCTTCCCTCCGGTATCCTCTCATCTCTTGCAGGGGAGAGGTGCACCTTTCACTCCTGCGACACGGCGGTGCAGCTTTCGGTAATGCCCGACGGGAGCGCGGGTCCCTGCATCAACCTTGCGGAAGAGTTCCAGTGCCTCTGGGGAAACGTGAGGGACGCCGGCATCGCCGAAGCCATGCTGAAGGGCGGGATGAGCACGCGGTGGAGGAAGCGCTCGCCCCTCAATGATGATAAGTGCCTCCCATGCATAGGGCTCGCCCTCTGCGGCGGGGGATGCGCCCACGATGCCTGGTCCAAGACAGGATCCCCCGATGAGAAGGATGAGCGGCAGTGCCGCACGATCCCTCCTCTTGTGAGATGGGCTGTCGAGGTCTCGGGAGGCAGCGGTGAGTGA
- a CDS encoding clostripain-related cysteine peptidase, with product MMKELSVLIYLAGNNDLSAAASRHWGLLRDLSIPQGVALSVQYDTQGGGGKTFRLGADSSGRRIVTLKPRDSSSPDHLAEFLCWSMARAPAKRQVLLLFCHSDGFIGLLESDASGRTMALPAFRGALEGTLAKTGRPLDMLIFDCCFMAMAEVAYELKKLCPLILASQDELPGDGLPLVSLLEVLFRPAGREARGMRQIAASLVRSLAMEALSGEGMTHRLFVPQFCAIETAPLTELARQFRLFTAGLCENLECCGAVAEAGRRAQRSGNFAWNREPYRSFVDVWHFCTLLLENLSIPEAIRETAGRIAVLVESLVVENTRWGDETRNSHGLSFYFPRTSRAIPGGAAKKYGYGDLLWERDTSWGRSGINSFGLWH from the coding sequence ATGATGAAAGAACTCTCGGTGCTGATATATCTTGCGGGAAATAACGATCTTTCAGCAGCGGCGTCCCGCCACTGGGGGCTCCTCAGGGACCTTTCCATTCCTCAGGGTGTGGCCCTCTCGGTGCAGTATGACACGCAGGGTGGAGGGGGAAAGACTTTCAGGCTCGGCGCCGACTCTTCCGGCAGGAGGATTGTGACACTCAAGCCGAGAGACTCTTCTTCGCCGGACCACCTTGCCGAGTTCCTCTGCTGGTCCATGGCAAGGGCCCCGGCAAAAAGACAGGTGCTTCTCCTTTTCTGCCATTCCGACGGGTTTATCGGTCTTCTGGAGAGTGATGCCTCGGGGCGCACCATGGCGCTCCCCGCCTTCAGGGGAGCCCTGGAGGGCACCCTGGCAAAGACAGGAAGACCTCTGGACATGCTGATTTTTGACTGCTGTTTCATGGCCATGGCAGAAGTGGCCTACGAGCTGAAAAAGCTCTGCCCCCTGATACTTGCCTCCCAGGACGAGCTGCCTGGTGACGGGCTCCCCCTTGTTTCTCTGCTTGAGGTGCTTTTCCGCCCGGCAGGCAGGGAGGCCCGGGGAATGAGGCAGATAGCGGCATCCCTTGTGAGATCCCTCGCAATGGAGGCCCTTTCAGGAGAGGGAATGACCCACCGTCTTTTCGTTCCGCAGTTCTGCGCCATTGAAACGGCACCTTTGACCGAACTGGCCCGCCAGTTCAGGCTTTTTACCGCCGGCCTCTGTGAAAACTTAGAATGCTGCGGCGCCGTTGCTGAGGCGGGCCGCCGAGCCCAGCGTTCTGGGAATTTCGCGTGGAACCGTGAGCCGTACCGATCTTTTGTAGATGTCTGGCATTTCTGCACCCTGCTCCTGGAGAACCTGTCGATCCCGGAAGCGATCAGAGAGACAGCGGGAAGGATTGCCGTGCTTGTGGAGAGCCTTGTCGTGGAGAATACCCGGTGGGGCGATGAGACAAGGAATTCCCATGGCCTTTCCTTCTATTTTCCCCGGACCTCCCGGGCGATTCCCGGGGGAGCAGCAAAAAAATACGGCTATGGGGACCTTCTGTGGGAGAGGGATACCTCGTGGGGCCGGAGCGGGATTAATTCTTTCGGGCTATGGCATTAA
- a CDS encoding radical SAM protein: protein MKNSIVWLCSSIGVSFGYPEPELYSIASFLGRQGFQVLLDHLRIELYLRLKALFEGHPSLGLQAPSRGKLSTRLDFERVNGLMEDYLHGCLYKLITGKDFIADFHARRMDRDLLQAVTALVQDGVLAWKREVLAAGPSIVLIAVSPRKVREVLKHHEFPFVAEINFPAYLFNELHGGISSLFLLYANISVENLALELRQPGRRVNFDMAICNEPYGPLEAVLKAYRAGSDLPTSLPGTLCPSRDNGSLKVNPHCYGSTMEYVVPDYSYLSRSLYRQISGDSLQVIVNGSMGCPLACAFCNVEHLYGPYRQRSAADLVEELLTCSYNFGIRRVSFNDRIMNADPDRLEELCNGLIGAGFRGTWFCYAAVDIPLEMPLLEKMCKAGCSAITFGIESGSSRVLSLMGKSYGRDDASRAVKRTFAAGIPVIASFMTDFPGETEEDFFETLSFIEAHAGEIGNIRLNQFQPYAGSPVFRRHGNYGLTAADLDRPFEPSPRFAKLREFVDSGS, encoded by the coding sequence ATGAAGAACAGCATTGTGTGGCTCTGCAGCTCCATAGGGGTCTCCTTCGGGTACCCGGAGCCGGAGCTTTACAGCATTGCTTCATTTCTCGGCAGGCAGGGCTTTCAGGTTCTCCTTGACCACCTCAGGATCGAGCTGTACCTCAGGCTGAAAGCGCTCTTTGAAGGCCATCCCTCCCTGGGCCTGCAAGCTCCTTCAAGGGGAAAGCTCTCCACGCGCCTTGACTTCGAGAGAGTGAACGGCCTTATGGAGGATTACCTCCATGGATGCCTTTATAAGCTCATTACCGGCAAGGATTTCATCGCGGACTTCCATGCCCGCCGGATGGACCGGGATCTTCTGCAGGCGGTCACGGCGCTGGTGCAGGACGGAGTGCTGGCGTGGAAGAGGGAGGTCCTGGCCGCAGGCCCCTCGATAGTGCTGATAGCCGTCTCACCGCGGAAAGTCCGGGAAGTTCTCAAGCATCATGAGTTCCCTTTTGTAGCAGAGATCAATTTCCCCGCATATCTTTTTAACGAGCTCCACGGCGGAATTTCCTCCCTTTTTCTTCTTTATGCAAATATCTCCGTGGAGAATCTTGCCCTCGAGCTCAGGCAGCCAGGGCGCAGGGTAAATTTTGACATGGCCATCTGCAATGAGCCCTACGGCCCTCTCGAGGCGGTCCTGAAGGCATACCGCGCAGGCAGCGACCTTCCCACCAGCCTTCCGGGCACGCTCTGCCCCTCAAGGGACAATGGAAGCCTTAAAGTGAATCCTCACTGCTACGGGAGCACCATGGAATATGTAGTTCCCGACTATTCTTACCTTTCAAGAAGTCTTTACCGCCAGATCTCGGGAGATTCCCTCCAGGTGATTGTGAACGGCTCGATGGGATGCCCCCTTGCATGCGCTTTCTGTAATGTGGAGCATCTCTACGGCCCTTACCGCCAGCGCAGTGCCGCGGACCTCGTGGAAGAGCTCCTCACATGCTCTTATAATTTCGGCATCAGGAGAGTGAGCTTCAATGACAGGATAATGAACGCCGACCCCGACAGGCTTGAAGAGCTCTGTAACGGCCTCATAGGAGCTGGCTTCAGGGGAACGTGGTTCTGCTATGCCGCGGTGGATATTCCCCTGGAGATGCCGCTGCTGGAAAAGATGTGCAAGGCAGGCTGCAGCGCCATAACTTTCGGGATAGAATCTGGCTCTTCAAGAGTCCTCTCCCTCATGGGGAAGAGTTATGGAAGGGATGATGCGTCCCGGGCGGTGAAAAGAACCTTTGCGGCGGGGATTCCCGTCATCGCTTCCTTTATGACCGATTTCCCCGGTGAGACCGAAGAGGATTTTTTTGAGACCCTCTCTTTCATCGAGGCCCATGCTGGCGAGATCGGGAATATCAGGCTCAACCAGTTTCAGCCTTATGCGGGCTCCCCTGTATTCCGCCGTCACGGCAATTACGGCCTCACCGCTGCCGATCTTGACAGGCCCTTTGAGCCAAGCCCACGGTTTGCAAAGCTCAGGGAATTTGTGGACTCCGGGAGCTGA
- a CDS encoding GtrA family protein, with amino-acid sequence MDTLKARNQEKNLKEALRYAAIGILNTAVGYGSYAALLYFFKLHYLASSVLSNVVAITHAFLWHKYWTFRSKGPFAAEYAKFASFYVVSAFLGLLITAFFVEMAHIDAYRAGLISIFICAVISYFVNKYWSFREHDSVEPGPPPQG; translated from the coding sequence TTGGATACTCTGAAAGCAAGAAACCAGGAAAAGAACCTTAAAGAAGCCCTCCGTTACGCCGCCATAGGCATACTGAACACCGCTGTGGGCTATGGAAGCTACGCGGCGCTCCTTTATTTCTTCAAGCTCCATTACCTCGCCTCGTCAGTGCTGAGCAACGTGGTGGCCATCACCCACGCATTCCTGTGGCACAAATACTGGACCTTCAGGTCCAAGGGGCCCTTCGCGGCAGAGTATGCGAAGTTTGCCTCCTTTTACGTGGTCTCGGCCTTCCTGGGACTCCTGATCACCGCCTTCTTCGTCGAGATGGCCCATATTGACGCCTACCGGGCAGGTCTCATCAGCATCTTTATCTGTGCCGTCATCTCATATTTTGTCAACAAGTACTGGAGCTTCCGGGAGCATGACAGCGTGGAGCCGGGGCCCCCTCCACAAGGCTAA